In Azotosporobacter soli, one DNA window encodes the following:
- a CDS encoding ATP-binding protein — MSVPRHEREPELWALEVEAVPAELARVDAFAEDLFQRLCPEEGERLSFVLREAVLNALEAMAESEGKERIEIEVSVDWQGIVICIIDQGFGFQPEWQEKLAEASMEDCLLDERGRGLLFIRQMVDEIWSFYQPERGHVFGMRKRWKGV, encoded by the coding sequence ATGTCTGTACCACGACATGAGCGAGAACCTGAACTATGGGCGTTGGAGGTGGAGGCGGTTCCTGCGGAATTGGCGCGGGTCGATGCCTTCGCGGAAGATTTGTTTCAGCGTCTTTGCCCGGAGGAAGGAGAGCGGCTCAGTTTTGTCCTGCGAGAAGCGGTTTTGAATGCGTTGGAGGCGATGGCAGAGAGTGAAGGGAAAGAGCGGATCGAAATAGAGGTGAGCGTTGATTGGCAGGGGATTGTCATCTGCATCATCGACCAAGGCTTCGGTTTTCAGCCCGAATGGCAGGAAAAGCTGGCCGAAGCGTCGATGGAGGATTGTCTGCTGGACGAACGGGGACGGGGGCTGCTTTTTATCCGTCAGATGGTCGATGAAATTTGGTCGTTTTATCAGCCGGAACGGGGCCATGTCTTTGGCATGCGTAAAAGATGGAAGGGGGTTTGA
- a CDS encoding STAS domain-containing protein, translating into MSEFDVGVAGDGYRNYMRIRLSGRLVYENTQAAKEGLRQFVVDGGVGYILNLSAVTKIDSTGFGVLINFAKEAAKEKVKVAMVVPSGFMRELFTISKFHCIFPIVGSDEEAVAILESGYQPQMPLGQY; encoded by the coding sequence ATGTCGGAATTTGATGTAGGTGTGGCTGGCGACGGATATCGTAACTACATGCGGATCCGTTTAAGCGGCAGACTCGTTTATGAAAACACGCAAGCCGCCAAAGAGGGATTAAGGCAGTTCGTTGTTGACGGCGGTGTCGGTTATATCCTGAATCTGTCTGCCGTTACGAAAATCGACAGCACCGGATTTGGCGTCCTGATCAATTTTGCCAAGGAAGCTGCTAAAGAGAAGGTTAAGGTGGCTATGGTCGTGCCGTCGGGATTCATGAGGGAATTGTTTACGATTTCAAAGTTTCATTGCATCTTCCCCATTGTCGGAAGCGATGAGGAAGCGGTCGCGATTCTCGAATCAGGATATCAGCCGCAGATGCCGCTTGGGCAATATTGA
- a CDS encoding SixA phosphatase family protein, with protein sequence MKRREGEGGTEGAKSMDLILMRHGKAEEGQPHLPDRERRLTEQGAERAAAAARVLKERLLGSGTLHIWSSPLRRAKETADILAAENGVAIREVTAIAQGDLDALADLWQEFSSKDTLIIVGHEPDMGLWSARLANVVLPFRPGAAAAFKLVEQVPPQGRLLWFVQPMIWAKM encoded by the coding sequence ATGAAAAGACGCGAAGGCGAAGGCGGTACGGAAGGAGCGAAAAGTATGGATTTGATCCTGATGCGCCACGGCAAGGCGGAGGAAGGGCAGCCTCATTTGCCGGACCGGGAGCGGCGTTTGACGGAACAGGGAGCGGAGCGGGCTGCGGCCGCCGCGCGTGTACTCAAGGAGCGTTTGCTCGGCTCAGGCACGCTGCATATCTGGTCGAGTCCGCTGCGGCGGGCGAAGGAAACGGCGGACATCCTCGCTGCCGAAAATGGCGTTGCGATACGTGAAGTCACCGCGATTGCGCAGGGGGATCTGGATGCGCTGGCCGATTTATGGCAGGAGTTTTCAAGCAAGGATACACTCATTATCGTCGGGCATGAACCGGATATGGGTCTGTGGTCGGCGCGGCTGGCCAATGTGGTCTTGCCGTTTCGGCCGGGAGCGGCCGCTGCGTTTAAGCTGGTGGAACAGGTTCCGCCGCAGGGACGGCTGCTTTGGTTTGTTCAACCGATGATCTGGGCAAAGATGTGA
- the pepV gene encoding dipeptidase PepV encodes MEQLQRKVESLQQEMLQSIKESVAIPSVQGEAKPGQPFGAAVAEALEHALGVAGKMGLKTKNLDGYIGYAEYGDGEEYVAVLGHLDVVPEGDGWQHPPFGCEVHDGKMYGRGVLDDKGPLFAALYGLKAVKELGLPLSKRVRIIFGTNEETGCLDAAYYTEREPAPAAGFTPDASFPVIHAEKGIVNFELKSSFQAAQKGEIILNRLDGGRLPNMVPDYCEAVLTCSAPDTVVAACSDYAQRKNCEISAVCDGNTVNVTARGLGAHGSTPELGVNAAMLMVDFLQGLQIAGGVSEALHKLQKAIGEETNGASLGIACQDEPSGLLTNNLGILKIDETSMTATCNVRYPVTLKFEDLLAKLEQGVAALGLTLVCRKPHLPLYFPKDHPLVATLLRIFEEQTGIKAAPLAIGGGTYAKTMSNVVAYGPEFPGTPGCCHEPNEQMALDELLLSAKIYAQAIYELAR; translated from the coding sequence GTGGAACAATTACAGAGAAAAGTAGAGAGTTTGCAGCAGGAAATGCTGCAGAGCATTAAAGAATCGGTGGCGATCCCGAGTGTACAAGGCGAAGCGAAGCCGGGACAGCCGTTTGGCGCAGCGGTGGCAGAGGCGCTCGAGCATGCGCTCGGCGTAGCCGGAAAAATGGGCTTGAAAACGAAGAATCTTGACGGTTATATCGGTTACGCCGAATACGGCGATGGCGAGGAGTACGTCGCGGTGCTCGGTCATCTTGACGTTGTGCCGGAAGGCGACGGCTGGCAGCATCCGCCGTTCGGCTGCGAAGTGCACGACGGAAAGATGTACGGACGCGGCGTGCTTGATGACAAAGGGCCGCTCTTTGCCGCATTATACGGGCTTAAAGCGGTAAAAGAACTGGGCTTGCCGCTTAGTAAACGGGTCAGGATCATTTTTGGCACCAATGAAGAGACCGGTTGTCTCGATGCGGCGTACTATACGGAGAGAGAACCGGCCCCGGCGGCAGGTTTTACGCCTGATGCGAGTTTTCCGGTCATTCATGCGGAAAAAGGCATCGTGAATTTTGAACTGAAAAGCTCGTTTCAAGCAGCGCAGAAAGGTGAAATCATCCTGAACCGTCTTGATGGAGGACGGTTGCCGAACATGGTGCCGGATTATTGTGAAGCCGTTCTGACCTGTAGTGCTCCAGATACGGTAGTGGCTGCCTGCAGCGACTATGCCCAGAGAAAGAACTGTGAAATCAGTGCGGTTTGTGACGGAAATACAGTCAATGTTACAGCTCGAGGGTTGGGGGCGCATGGTAGTACGCCGGAACTCGGCGTCAATGCGGCGATGCTGATGGTGGACTTCTTGCAGGGACTGCAAATTGCCGGCGGCGTCAGCGAAGCGTTGCATAAATTGCAAAAAGCAATCGGTGAAGAAACGAATGGCGCATCACTCGGCATTGCCTGCCAGGATGAACCATCCGGATTGCTAACAAACAACCTGGGGATTTTAAAGATCGATGAGACAAGCATGACCGCTACTTGCAACGTACGTTACCCGGTCACGCTGAAGTTTGAAGATTTGCTGGCTAAACTGGAGCAGGGGGTTGCTGCGCTAGGCTTGACGCTGGTATGCCGTAAGCCGCATTTACCGCTTTATTTCCCGAAAGATCATCCGCTGGTTGCCACGCTGCTCCGCATCTTCGAAGAGCAGACCGGCATAAAGGCGGCACCGCTGGCGATCGGCGGCGGAACGTATGCCAAGACGATGTCGAATGTCGTTGCCTACGGTCCGGAATTTCCCGGCACGCCAGGCTGCTGTCATGAGCCAAATGAGCAGATGGCGCTCGATGAACTGCTGCTCAGCGCCAAAATTTATGCGCAGGCTATTTATGAACTGGCCAGATAA
- a CDS encoding DeoR/GlpR family DNA-binding transcription regulator, whose protein sequence is MFAEERRNKILQRIQSGEPLKVGAISAWLNISEATVRRDLQELRAMGLIHRTHGGAVAPQFPLELSFQDREVQHLAEKEAIAAAAAQLVEDGETILLDAGTTTREIARRLRGRAITVATNSMDVASIFSDDSAVQVLLLGGIWRKSINSLVGPLTNSLLKQMRFDKCFLAANAIDSVHGVATHNLQEAETKQAMLAASRSVILAADHSKFGREDFARICGLAELSLLLTDSGVSPEILAELETCLEVQLAS, encoded by the coding sequence ATGTTTGCTGAAGAACGCCGCAATAAAATTTTGCAACGCATCCAATCCGGCGAGCCGTTAAAGGTCGGCGCGATCAGCGCCTGGCTTAATATTTCCGAGGCAACGGTTCGCCGCGATTTGCAAGAACTGCGCGCGATGGGTCTGATCCATCGCACGCATGGCGGCGCTGTTGCGCCGCAATTTCCGCTCGAACTTAGTTTTCAGGATCGGGAAGTACAGCATTTAGCGGAAAAAGAAGCGATTGCTGCCGCCGCCGCGCAGTTGGTCGAAGACGGCGAAACGATTCTGCTCGATGCCGGTACCACAACGCGTGAAATCGCGCGTCGTCTGCGCGGCAGAGCGATAACGGTCGCCACCAACAGCATGGACGTCGCCAGCATCTTCTCCGACGACTCGGCTGTTCAAGTCCTGCTGCTCGGCGGCATCTGGCGCAAGTCGATCAATTCCCTGGTCGGTCCGCTGACAAACAGTCTGCTGAAACAAATGCGCTTCGACAAATGTTTTTTAGCCGCTAACGCGATCGACTCCGTGCACGGCGTTGCCACGCATAACCTACAGGAAGCGGAGACGAAACAGGCGATGCTCGCCGCTTCGCGCAGCGTAATCCTGGCCGCGGATCACTCCAAATTCGGACGCGAAGATTTTGCCCGCATCTGCGGCCTGGCGGAATTGTCTTTGCTGCTGACCGACAGCGGCGTCAGTCCCGAAATATTAGCCGAACTGGAGACTTGTCTCGAAGTCCAGCTGGCATCGTAA
- the ppdK gene encoding pyruvate, phosphate dikinase, translating to MAKYVYLFHEGGAEMRSLLGGKGANLAEMTKIGLPVPPGMTISTEACREYYESGQQLPDGLAEEIKRNLVTLEKNVGKELGNVDNPLLISVRSGAVFSMPGMMDTILNLGLNEQTVKSMARLTGNLCFAYDSYRRFIQMFSDVVLEIPKHDFEHILSKEKERQGVTYDQELSADALRSLIDQFKSLVKERLGRPFPEDPMEQLFMAVEAVFRSWNNDRAIIYRNLNKIDHNLGTAVNIQSMVFGNMGDDSGTGVAFTRNPSTGENVLYGEYLTNAQGEDVVAGIRTPRPIAKLAEEMPAVYQQFSTIARTLEKHYKNLQDIEFTVEKGKLYMLQTRNGKRTAQAGIRIAHDLAMEGLISKNDALLLIEAAQLDHLLHRQIDSEAKLTVLAKGLPASPGAASGQVVFDSDEAERLGKSGQKVLLVRTETTPDDIHGIVAAQGILTSRGGMTSHAAVVARGMGKPCVCGCEAIKIDYAKQEFSVDGTVVKAGDLVSIDGAAGRVILGNVPMKDPVLSKEYLTLLSWADDVRRLQVRANADTPEDALKAREFGAAGVGLCRTEHMFMGQERLPHVQQMILAETTEERLEALQALLPMQESDFYGILKAMAGYPVCIRLLDPPLHEFLPSLEELLVETATLRATGQEPERLRSRELLLRKVRALHEFNPMLGHRGCRLGISFPEIYEMQIQAICNAAARLSKEGVQVLPEIEVPLTIDKSEMVFFKEKIDRIAQETMQQYGVTFHYTSGTMIELPRAALLADELAEVSDFFSFGTNDLTQTTLGFSRDDAEGKFLSDYLNLKILKDNPFITLDRRGVGQLMQIAVEKGRRVRPDLLIGICGEHGGEANSVQFCHEIGLDFVSCSPYRVPIARLAAAQAAISTGESYGTR from the coding sequence ATGGCAAAGTACGTATATCTGTTTCATGAAGGTGGCGCCGAAATGCGTTCCCTCTTGGGAGGCAAAGGCGCCAATCTGGCTGAGATGACCAAGATCGGTTTGCCGGTTCCCCCGGGAATGACAATCAGTACCGAAGCCTGCCGCGAATATTATGAAAGCGGCCAGCAACTCCCCGACGGTTTGGCGGAAGAAATCAAGCGTAACCTGGTCACGCTCGAAAAAAACGTCGGCAAGGAGCTTGGCAATGTCGACAACCCGCTTTTGATTTCCGTTCGTTCCGGCGCCGTCTTCTCGATGCCGGGTATGATGGACACCATTCTCAATCTCGGTCTTAACGAGCAGACCGTTAAAAGCATGGCGCGCTTGACCGGCAATCTCTGTTTCGCCTATGACTCCTACCGCCGTTTCATTCAAATGTTCAGCGATGTGGTGCTCGAAATCCCCAAACATGATTTTGAACATATCCTGAGCAAAGAAAAAGAACGCCAGGGCGTCACCTACGATCAGGAACTGTCCGCCGACGCGCTGCGTTCGCTGATCGACCAGTTCAAATCATTGGTCAAAGAACGGCTTGGCCGTCCTTTCCCCGAAGACCCGATGGAACAGCTGTTCATGGCCGTAGAAGCGGTCTTTCGTTCCTGGAACAACGACCGCGCCATTATATATCGCAACCTGAATAAAATCGACCACAATCTCGGGACCGCGGTCAACATCCAATCGATGGTTTTCGGCAACATGGGCGACGATTCGGGCACGGGCGTCGCGTTCACGCGTAACCCCTCGACCGGCGAAAACGTCTTATACGGCGAATATCTTACCAACGCACAGGGCGAAGACGTCGTCGCCGGCATCCGCACGCCGCGCCCGATCGCCAAGCTGGCCGAAGAAATGCCGGCGGTCTATCAGCAGTTCTCGACAATCGCCCGTACGCTGGAAAAGCACTACAAAAATCTGCAGGACATTGAATTCACGGTCGAAAAAGGCAAGCTCTACATGCTGCAGACGCGCAACGGCAAACGAACCGCGCAGGCCGGCATCCGGATCGCGCACGATCTGGCTATGGAAGGTCTGATCAGTAAAAATGACGCGCTACTCTTGATCGAAGCGGCGCAGCTCGATCACTTGCTGCACCGCCAAATTGACAGCGAGGCCAAACTCACCGTACTGGCCAAAGGCCTGCCGGCTTCGCCCGGCGCTGCTTCGGGCCAGGTGGTCTTCGACTCCGACGAAGCCGAGCGGCTGGGCAAGAGCGGCCAAAAAGTGCTGCTCGTCCGTACCGAAACGACGCCGGACGACATTCACGGCATCGTCGCCGCACAGGGCATCCTAACCAGTCGCGGCGGCATGACCAGCCACGCCGCGGTGGTCGCGCGCGGCATGGGCAAGCCCTGCGTCTGCGGCTGCGAAGCGATTAAAATCGATTACGCCAAGCAGGAATTTTCCGTCGACGGCACCGTCGTCAAGGCAGGCGATCTCGTCTCGATCGACGGCGCGGCCGGACGGGTCATCCTCGGCAATGTGCCGATGAAGGATCCTGTCCTGTCCAAAGAATATCTCACACTCCTCTCCTGGGCCGATGACGTGCGCCGCCTGCAGGTCAGAGCCAATGCCGACACGCCGGAAGACGCACTCAAAGCGCGCGAATTCGGCGCCGCCGGCGTCGGTCTCTGCCGCACGGAGCACATGTTCATGGGGCAGGAACGCTTGCCGCATGTACAGCAGATGATTCTGGCCGAAACGACCGAGGAACGGCTTGAAGCTTTGCAAGCTCTCCTGCCGATGCAGGAAAGCGATTTCTACGGCATCCTCAAGGCGATGGCCGGTTATCCGGTTTGCATCCGCTTGCTCGATCCGCCGCTGCATGAATTCCTGCCCAGTCTCGAAGAGCTGCTGGTCGAAACCGCCACGCTTCGCGCGACCGGCCAGGAACCCGAGCGCCTGCGCAGCCGCGAACTGCTGCTGCGCAAAGTACGCGCGCTGCATGAATTCAACCCGATGCTTGGCCATCGCGGCTGTCGCCTCGGCATCAGTTTCCCGGAAATATATGAAATGCAAATTCAGGCGATCTGCAATGCCGCGGCCCGTTTAAGCAAAGAAGGCGTCCAGGTTCTGCCGGAAATCGAAGTTCCTTTGACGATCGATAAATCGGAAATGGTCTTCTTCAAAGAGAAGATCGACCGCATCGCGCAGGAAACGATGCAGCAATATGGCGTGACGTTCCACTATACCAGCGGCACGATGATCGAACTGCCGCGCGCCGCTCTATTGGCCGACGAACTGGCCGAAGTATCCGATTTCTTCAGCTTCGGCACCAATGACCTGACGCAGACCACGCTTGGCTTTAGCCGCGATGATGCCGAAGGAAAATTCCTTTCCGACTATCTCAACCTCAAAATTCTCAAGGACAATCCTTTCATCACGCTGGACCGCAGAGGCGTCGGCCAACTGATGCAGATCGCGGTCGAAAAAGGACGCCGCGTCCGCCCCGATCTTTTGATCGGCATTTGCGGCGAGCACGGCGGCGAAGCGAATTCGGTCCAGTTCTGCCACGAAATCGGTCTGGACTTTGTCAGCTGCTCGCCTTACCGTGTTCCGATCGCCCGCCTCGCGGCGGCGCAGGCCGCGATCAGCACCGGCGAAAGTTACGGTACGCGTTGA
- a CDS encoding methyl-accepting chemotaxis protein, with the protein MNSIRSKLILIVGCLVILAIGVLGTLNYWQAKNALLQQAQEDITDTAVSRADALQLWLTARRGEMAAVASGIPLAGDDKAAVLQFMKNEVGALKDGKGTALYSWMFFADAQGKSYNTVGAEVDVSARPYFKEAMTSGKVVISDPLISLTDNKTLVAVVAAPVVKDGVKLGVVGGTISIEGLSQRVSAVKVAKTGYAFVIKNDGVVFIHPDPNLIMKLNMATDASLDKNLQNLATQMIKGESGLMQYTYKGILKYSAYAPIPGSSWSLGVTVPQDEYLEDIIALQKTSLLVGLTILILAMLLVFWFAGYMAAPLHRLSVVANKIAGGDLRKTAEDEIHYRSKDEIGSLAVAMEGMRAELSDMLHHITRHAQQVSTSSGHLSQTAEQTGLTSGQIAQAINEVAQGATEQAEHSNTVLDKMRDTKKEVAIGNREADETAAMAARTSTAAQAGADALNESIEQLGNVQKTVRFATESIQNLGKRSEEIGAIVTLISDISSQTNLLALNAAIEAARAGEMGRGFAVVADEVRKLAEGAANAAKQIENLVNDIQAETAVTVRTMESNLETINFQVDSIQRGGEAIKVIVVNVAETSQGVEHMRQRLEVLGKYSDDVLQSMEQVAAIVEESASAAEQVAAASEEQSAAAEEIAANAGGLAEIAQDLQEEVQKFKV; encoded by the coding sequence ATGAACAGTATCCGAAGCAAATTAATCTTAATTGTAGGTTGTCTAGTGATTCTGGCAATCGGCGTGTTGGGAACGTTGAACTATTGGCAGGCTAAGAATGCCTTGTTGCAACAAGCGCAGGAGGATATTACCGATACGGCTGTATCGCGGGCGGATGCATTACAGTTGTGGCTGACGGCGCGCCGGGGAGAGATGGCGGCTGTTGCCTCGGGTATCCCACTTGCCGGCGACGATAAAGCAGCCGTGCTGCAATTTATGAAAAATGAAGTTGGCGCGCTGAAAGATGGAAAAGGAACGGCGCTGTATTCGTGGATGTTTTTTGCAGATGCGCAGGGCAAATCATATAACACAGTCGGAGCGGAAGTCGATGTCAGTGCCCGGCCTTATTTTAAGGAAGCGATGACAAGTGGCAAGGTCGTGATATCTGATCCGCTCATTTCACTGACGGACAACAAAACGCTGGTTGCTGTCGTCGCTGCGCCCGTAGTGAAGGACGGTGTTAAGCTCGGCGTTGTCGGGGGGACGATTTCAATTGAAGGTTTGAGTCAACGGGTGTCGGCGGTTAAAGTCGCAAAAACAGGCTATGCATTCGTGATAAAGAATGACGGCGTTGTTTTTATCCATCCGGATCCGAATTTGATTATGAAGTTAAACATGGCGACCGACGCAAGCCTTGATAAAAATCTGCAAAATTTGGCTACGCAGATGATTAAAGGCGAAAGCGGTCTGATGCAATACACATATAAAGGGATTTTGAAGTATAGCGCTTATGCGCCGATTCCAGGGTCTAGCTGGAGTCTTGGCGTGACGGTGCCGCAGGACGAATATTTGGAAGATATCATTGCATTACAAAAAACATCGTTGCTTGTCGGATTGACGATACTGATTTTGGCAATGTTGTTGGTATTTTGGTTTGCAGGATATATGGCGGCGCCGTTGCATAGGTTGAGCGTCGTTGCCAATAAGATTGCCGGCGGTGATTTGCGCAAGACAGCGGAAGATGAAATTCACTATCGATCGAAAGATGAAATCGGCAGTCTGGCGGTAGCAATGGAAGGTATGCGTGCTGAGCTGTCGGATATGCTGCATCATATTACCCGGCATGCGCAACAGGTTTCGACCAGCAGCGGCCATTTGTCGCAAACGGCGGAACAAACCGGCTTGACGTCGGGGCAAATTGCGCAGGCGATCAATGAAGTGGCGCAAGGAGCGACCGAGCAAGCGGAACACAGCAATACCGTGCTCGACAAGATGCGCGACACGAAGAAAGAAGTTGCGATCGGCAATCGAGAGGCCGATGAAACGGCGGCGATGGCGGCGCGAACGTCGACAGCCGCGCAGGCGGGTGCCGATGCGTTGAATGAGTCAATCGAACAGTTGGGCAATGTGCAAAAGACGGTGCGTTTCGCCACCGAGTCGATTCAAAATCTTGGCAAACGTTCGGAAGAAATCGGCGCGATCGTCACGCTGATTTCCGATATATCCAGTCAAACGAATCTGCTGGCTTTGAACGCGGCGATCGAAGCCGCCCGCGCCGGTGAAATGGGCCGCGGTTTTGCGGTCGTTGCCGACGAAGTGCGAAAACTCGCCGAAGGAGCAGCCAATGCGGCGAAGCAGATTGAAAACCTAGTCAACGATATCCAGGCGGAAACGGCGGTAACGGTACGGACGATGGAAAGCAATCTGGAAACAATCAACTTCCAGGTCGATTCGATCCAGCGCGGCGGCGAGGCGATCAAAGTGATCGTCGTCAATGTAGCCGAAACGAGCCAGGGCGTCGAGCATATGCGGCAGCGATTGGAAGTGCTCGGCAAATATTCCGATGATGTCTTACAATCGATGGAACAGGTAGCGGCGATCGTCGAAGAATCGGCTTCGGCGGCGGAACAGGTGGCTGCGGCCTCGGAAGAGCAGTCAGCGGCGGCCGAAGAGATCGCTGCGAATGCAGGCGGTTTGGCTGAAATCGCCCAGGATCTGCAGGAAGAGGTGCAAAAGTTCAAGGTCTGA
- a CDS encoding CHAD domain-containing protein, producing the protein METELKLQCLNGAYWERLREGRALAEWVVVGSKGEDEMEARYFDTADLALQRSGLAYRVRREGGVWVATVKGNGSSGGGLHRREEWNVNVPSADADISLLKSLSIWSQIKGAVGNAALEPIVVTRFQRFWQEVDTPDGSRVEIAFDKGVILAGGKEEPIMEVELELLEGNSAVLLELGAMLAKECGLRPESRSKFYRGLLLGGLAKEDGRKERLELDASLPCGKAVKEQVRHHLFLVWEYAKAFMEKAENPETVHQLRVSIRRLRSMLALAKPFLAEVDYERFAADLADLAGRLGRLREMDVAMEILHQDNEALQGLRNTEALQRQADFYRGIDTPILLELWAALEESDWLDEAGRTLERFAAERIEAWLCKVLDGSRDAVMESAIETPLLHKLRVRVKRARYVWDVFQYLWPEEKGSMRRGLIRLQDNLGTICDASGADQLWQEALQGQTDPQVYYAAGRIAGWQEARAGNAGKELVKTWRKLRKAVREWEKIR; encoded by the coding sequence ATGGAAACGGAATTGAAGCTGCAATGCCTGAATGGAGCCTACTGGGAACGTTTGCGTGAAGGACGTGCATTGGCCGAGTGGGTTGTCGTCGGCAGCAAGGGCGAAGATGAAATGGAGGCGCGCTACTTTGACACCGCCGATTTGGCGCTGCAGCGTTCCGGACTGGCCTATCGCGTCCGCCGTGAAGGCGGCGTATGGGTTGCTACCGTGAAGGGGAACGGCAGCAGCGGCGGCGGGCTTCATCGACGTGAAGAATGGAATGTGAATGTGCCGAGTGCGGATGCGGATATCTCGCTCTTAAAGAGCCTTAGCATCTGGTCGCAGATTAAAGGGGCGGTCGGGAACGCTGCATTAGAGCCCATTGTCGTCACGCGCTTTCAGCGCTTTTGGCAGGAGGTCGACACGCCTGACGGCAGTCGGGTGGAAATCGCTTTTGACAAAGGCGTGATCCTCGCCGGCGGCAAAGAAGAACCGATTATGGAAGTCGAGTTGGAACTGCTGGAGGGGAACTCCGCCGTTTTATTGGAACTTGGCGCGATGCTGGCCAAAGAGTGCGGCTTGCGCCCGGAAAGTCGCAGTAAGTTTTATCGCGGCTTGCTGCTCGGTGGTTTGGCGAAAGAGGACGGCAGGAAGGAAAGACTGGAACTGGACGCCTCCCTGCCCTGCGGTAAAGCGGTCAAGGAACAGGTCAGACACCATCTGTTCCTGGTCTGGGAATATGCGAAAGCGTTCATGGAAAAGGCGGAAAACCCGGAAACCGTGCATCAATTGCGGGTCAGCATCCGGCGCTTGCGCTCGATGCTGGCTTTGGCGAAACCGTTTTTAGCGGAAGTCGATTATGAACGCTTTGCCGCGGATTTGGCCGACCTGGCGGGACGGCTCGGCCGTCTGCGTGAAATGGATGTGGCGATGGAAATTCTGCATCAGGACAATGAAGCGCTGCAGGGGCTGCGAAATACGGAAGCGCTGCAAAGGCAGGCTGATTTTTACCGCGGTATCGATACGCCGATTTTGCTTGAATTATGGGCCGCATTGGAAGAGTCGGACTGGCTGGATGAAGCCGGCCGTACGCTGGAGCGCTTCGCCGCGGAGCGGATCGAAGCCTGGCTTTGCAAAGTTCTGGACGGCAGTCGCGACGCCGTGATGGAGAGCGCGATCGAGACGCCGCTGCTCCATAAGCTGCGCGTACGGGTGAAGCGGGCGCGCTATGTCTGGGATGTCTTTCAGTATCTCTGGCCGGAAGAAAAGGGCAGCATGCGACGCGGTCTGATTCGTCTGCAGGATAATCTGGGTACGATCTGCGATGCGAGCGGTGCGGATCAGCTTTGGCAGGAGGCGCTGCAAGGTCAGACGGATCCGCAGGTCTATTATGCGGCCGGACGGATTGCGGGCTGGCAGGAAGCCAGAGCAGGCAACGCCGGCAAGGAACTGGTCAAGACGTGGCGCAAGCTGCGCAAAGCGGTGCGCGAGTGGGAAAAAATCCGCTGA
- the pfkB gene encoding 1-phosphofructokinase produces the protein MNRPSIITVTLNPALDHTLSLEEFQPGQLNRVAEARLDPGGKGINVTSVVHALGEPVLATGFLGQANAEPFLKLFQERAIEHDFIALPGENRTNIKLVEHATQRVSELNCPGISPTQQHLALLLAKLKDLAAPNVWLVLSGSLPASLPSDSYAKLIEALKPSGCRILLDSSGDSLKLGLKSHPYAAKPNLPELCQLTGRAAADKSSWLAAIDQLLASGLTLAGLSLGAQGALLATQKEAWFAPALSIPVASTVGAGDAFVAGLTVAQSRGQSLGDSLALATAAAAAAVAMPGTQPGSYQAVQTLLAKIKLEQWR, from the coding sequence ATGAATCGACCCTCGATCATCACGGTAACCTTAAACCCTGCTCTGGATCACACGCTTTCTTTGGAAGAATTTCAGCCAGGCCAACTGAACCGAGTTGCCGAGGCCCGTTTAGACCCCGGCGGCAAAGGCATCAATGTGACGAGCGTGGTTCACGCGCTGGGCGAGCCGGTTCTTGCCACCGGTTTTCTCGGCCAGGCTAACGCCGAGCCCTTTCTCAAACTTTTTCAGGAGCGGGCGATTGAACACGATTTCATCGCTTTGCCGGGCGAGAACCGCACCAACATCAAACTGGTGGAACATGCGACGCAACGCGTCAGCGAACTTAATTGCCCCGGCATTTCGCCCACGCAGCAGCACCTTGCCCTGCTGCTCGCCAAACTCAAAGACTTGGCAGCGCCGAACGTCTGGCTCGTCCTCTCGGGCAGCCTGCCCGCCAGCTTGCCAAGCGATTCTTACGCCAAGCTGATTGAAGCCTTGAAACCATCCGGCTGCCGCATTCTGCTCGACAGCAGCGGCGACTCTCTTAAGTTAGGACTGAAAAGTCACCCCTACGCCGCCAAGCCAAATCTGCCCGAGCTTTGCCAACTGACCGGCCGCGCTGCGGCTGACAAAAGCTCCTGGCTCGCGGCAATCGATCAATTGTTGGCAAGCGGCTTGACGCTTGCCGGGTTATCGCTTGGCGCGCAGGGCGCACTTTTGGCAACGCAGAAAGAAGCCTGGTTCGCGCCCGCACTGAGCATCCCTGTCGCCAGTACGGTCGGCGCCGGAGACGCTTTCGTCGCCGGACTGACCGTAGCACAATCGCGCGGTCAATCACTCGGCGACAGCCTGGCCCTGGCGACGGCGGCGGCCGCCGCTGCGGTCGCGATGCCCGGCACGCAACCCGGTTCCTATCAGGCAGTGCAGACGCTGCTTGCAAAAATAAAATTAGAGCAATGGAGGTAA